A genomic window from Synechococcus sp. WH 8016 includes:
- the scpB gene encoding SMC-Scp complex subunit ScpB encodes MAQELERSNMQEFNLSLPARLEAILYLKGKALSTAELAELADASEQETEQGLLALVAGYAQRDTALEIHENSGRYSLQLRAGLGELVRNLLPVNLSTATLRTLATIALKRRILQSELVELRGSGAYDHIKELLSQNFIERKRQSEGRSYWLSLSEKFHRTFSVLPDRGISEPDRAA; translated from the coding sequence ATGGCACAAGAATTAGAGCGAAGCAACATGCAGGAATTCAATCTCTCCCTTCCAGCTCGCTTGGAGGCGATTCTTTACCTGAAAGGCAAAGCCCTTTCCACTGCGGAGCTGGCCGAGTTGGCCGACGCCAGTGAACAAGAAACGGAACAGGGTCTGCTCGCGTTGGTTGCTGGTTATGCCCAACGGGATACTGCCCTGGAAATCCATGAAAACAGCGGTCGGTACAGCCTTCAGCTGCGTGCTGGTCTTGGGGAACTGGTGCGCAATCTCTTACCGGTGAACCTCTCCACGGCAACGCTGAGAACGCTGGCAACGATTGCTTTGAAACGACGGATCCTTCAGTCGGAACTGGTTGAATTAAGGGGATCAGGCGCCTACGACCACATCAAGGAGCTGCTCAGTCAGAACTTCATTGAACGCAAACGCCAAAGCGAAGGGCGTTCCTATTGGCTCAGCCTTTCTGAAAAGTTTCACCGCACATTTTCTGTGCTTCCTGATAGAGGGATCTCAGAACCTGATCGGGCTGCATAA
- a CDS encoding YggT family protein produces MDLSFVSTFLQIIAQTLQIYSFVLIVRVLLTWFPNVDMGNPVLSTVSSITDPYLNAFRGLIPPLGGLDLSAILAFVALSLMQQLLVSASYAFAGGFGNYG; encoded by the coding sequence ATGGATTTGAGTTTTGTTTCCACCTTTCTGCAGATCATTGCCCAGACCCTGCAGATTTATTCCTTCGTCTTGATCGTTCGCGTCCTTCTCACCTGGTTTCCGAATGTGGATATGGGGAATCCAGTGCTCAGCACTGTGAGCTCGATCACTGATCCTTACCTCAATGCCTTTCGTGGCCTGATCCCCCCGCTGGGAGGTTTGGACCTCTCCGCGATTCTGGCGTTCGTGGCCCTGAGCTTGATGCAGCAGCTCTTGGTGTCAGCCAGCTATGCGTTCGCCGGTGGATTTGGCAACTACGGCTAA
- a CDS encoding nucleoside triphosphate pyrophosphohydrolase family protein, with translation MDLNAYQAAARETALYPDAGSNPIYPTLGLSGEAGEVADKVKKVLRDRHGHFDDEVRAEIALELGDVLWYVAQLASEMGYDLEDVANKNLSKLRDRSARGQLQGSGDHR, from the coding sequence ATGGACCTGAACGCCTATCAGGCTGCTGCTCGGGAGACAGCTCTCTATCCAGATGCTGGAAGCAATCCCATCTACCCAACCCTGGGCTTGAGTGGTGAAGCGGGGGAAGTCGCGGACAAAGTCAAAAAGGTGCTGCGCGATCGCCATGGGCACTTTGATGATGAAGTCAGAGCCGAGATCGCTTTGGAGCTCGGCGATGTGCTCTGGTACGTGGCTCAACTGGCCAGCGAAATGGGCTACGACCTGGAGGATGTGGCCAACAAAAATCTCAGCAAACTGCGTGATCGCTCTGCGCGGGGGCAATTGCAAGGCAGTGGCGATCACCGCTGA
- the pyk gene encoding pyruvate kinase — MAQIDLTRRTKIVATIGPATESPERIRQLIQAGATTFRLNFSHGDHSEHAERIATIRQVAHELGAHIGILQDLQGPKIRLGRFEDGPITLAKGDQFALTAKQVRCNQTVATVTYDKLAEEVTAGSRILLDDGRVEMKVERVDSVDQTLHCSVTVPGVLSNNKGVNFPDVQLSVRALTTKDRQDLAFGLQQGVDWVALSFVRNPSDMQEIRELIRKHGYTTPVVAKIEKFEAIDQIDAILPLCDGVMVARGDLGVEMPAEEVPLLQKDLIHKANSLGIPIITATQMLDSMASSPRPTRAEVSDVANAILDGTDAVMLSNETAVGDFPVEAVETMATIARRIERDYPQRPIDTHLPSTIPNAISGAVSSIARQLNAAAILPLTKSGATAHNVSKFRPSTPILAITSEVNVARKLQLVWGVTPLLIETQKSTTATFTLAMAYAQELGVVKDGDLCVQTAGTLAGISGSTDLIKVGIVSAVLGRGTGFGSGSVSGKVRIAMSASDCARLEPGDILVAQDTSADYLDGIRDAAAVITEKPGEDSHAAVIAKRLGVPVITGVANATRDLREGEVVTLHVKDGVVHRGTGSNMAMKLDTML; from the coding sequence ATGGCCCAGATCGATCTAACCCGTAGAACCAAGATCGTGGCCACCATCGGGCCCGCAACGGAGAGTCCTGAACGCATCCGTCAATTAATTCAAGCTGGAGCGACCACGTTCCGACTGAACTTCTCCCATGGGGACCACAGCGAGCACGCTGAGAGGATTGCCACGATTCGTCAGGTGGCCCATGAATTGGGAGCCCACATCGGCATTCTTCAAGATCTTCAGGGTCCGAAAATTCGCTTAGGCCGCTTCGAAGACGGTCCGATCACGCTCGCGAAAGGTGATCAATTTGCCCTGACGGCAAAGCAAGTGCGTTGCAATCAGACGGTGGCCACCGTCACCTACGACAAGCTGGCCGAAGAAGTCACAGCTGGAAGTCGCATCCTTCTCGATGATGGTCGCGTCGAGATGAAAGTTGAGAGGGTGGATTCTGTCGACCAGACCCTCCACTGCTCGGTCACCGTTCCTGGTGTGCTCTCCAACAACAAGGGGGTGAACTTCCCGGATGTGCAGCTCTCGGTCCGTGCGCTCACCACAAAAGACCGTCAAGATCTCGCCTTTGGTCTTCAGCAGGGTGTGGATTGGGTCGCGCTCAGCTTCGTGCGCAACCCCTCTGACATGCAGGAGATCAGAGAACTGATTCGTAAGCATGGCTACACCACTCCAGTGGTCGCAAAAATCGAGAAGTTCGAGGCGATTGATCAGATTGACGCGATCTTGCCTCTTTGCGATGGCGTGATGGTGGCCCGCGGTGACCTGGGGGTTGAGATGCCTGCAGAGGAAGTTCCGCTTCTTCAAAAGGATCTGATCCACAAGGCCAACAGCCTTGGGATTCCGATCATCACGGCGACCCAGATGCTCGATTCGATGGCCTCCAGCCCTAGGCCTACGCGCGCCGAGGTCAGTGACGTCGCCAACGCCATTTTGGATGGCACGGATGCGGTGATGCTCTCGAATGAGACAGCGGTAGGAGACTTTCCCGTGGAGGCTGTTGAGACGATGGCGACGATCGCCAGAAGGATCGAGCGCGATTACCCCCAACGGCCCATCGACACCCATCTGCCGAGCACGATCCCAAACGCGATTAGTGGGGCCGTGAGCAGCATTGCTCGCCAGCTCAACGCCGCGGCGATTTTGCCTCTTACTAAAAGCGGGGCCACCGCCCATAACGTGAGCAAATTCAGGCCTTCAACGCCGATCCTTGCGATCACCAGCGAAGTGAATGTGGCGCGCAAACTTCAACTGGTTTGGGGCGTGACGCCTCTGCTGATCGAAACCCAGAAGAGCACCACGGCGACCTTCACCTTGGCGATGGCTTACGCCCAAGAGCTCGGCGTGGTGAAAGACGGTGATCTTTGCGTGCAAACAGCAGGAACCCTTGCTGGAATTAGTGGCTCCACCGATCTGATCAAGGTGGGAATCGTGAGTGCTGTGCTTGGTCGTGGCACGGGCTTCGGTAGCGGCTCTGTGAGTGGAAAAGTTCGGATTGCGATGTCTGCCAGTGATTGTGCCCGGCTCGAACCTGGTGACATCCTCGTGGCTCAAGACACCTCTGCCGACTACCTCGACGGCATCCGTGACGCTGCAGCAGTGATCACAGAAAAACCGGGCGAAGACTCCCACGCAGCGGTCATCGCCAAGCGTTTAGGCGTTCCTGTGATTACGGGGGTGGCCAATGCCACGCGAGATCTCAGAGAAGGCGAAGTC